A stretch of Cicer arietinum cultivar CDC Frontier isolate Library 1 chromosome 5, Cicar.CDCFrontier_v2.0, whole genome shotgun sequence DNA encodes these proteins:
- the LOC113786671 gene encoding uncharacterized protein has translation MNGGGFPSNLPILDGKNWERWSASMKLLLGAQEAFEIVQDSYEKLGANPTERQQTTFKDCKALFYIQQSMNSNNFEMISKVSTSKEAWDILVKYYMGDEKTKKIKLQMLRRKYELLQMEDNENVNDYFNRVQTITNQMKTNGEVMTEVVIIGNILRTLTQRYDHIVVAIEETNNLNTMKLEDLQSSIEAHELRVKERDEAHTQTRALQAHISKKSNQDGVKNKKCKGKSRWHQKHDQDKEGGGSRSQQNSDNKSKKPSGKKFNKRRVQCYNCQKYGHFADECRSNKVQRDDGEAQLAQVDSSDLDEVLLMASTSMEDDCPGLHYLDTGCWNHLTGHKDWFVSIDEKVKRKIRFADNSTVTAEGVDTILIQRKDDKQFHM, from the coding sequence ATGAATGGAGGAGGATTTCCATCGAATTTGCCAATTCTGGATGGGAAGAATTGGGAGAGGTGGTCTGCATCAATGAAATTGTTGCTGGGAGCTCAAGAAGCATTTGAGATTGTTCAAGATAGCTATGAAAAACTTGGTGCGAATCCAAcagaaagacaacaaacaacTTTCAAAGATTGCAAGGCATTGTTCTACATCCAACAAAGTATGAATTCAAACAATTTTGAAATGATCTCAAAGGTATCAACATCAAAAGAGGCATGGGATATCTTGGTGAAGTATTACATGGGTGATGAAAAAACCAAGAAAATCAAGCTTCAAATGCTAAGAAGAAAGTATGAATTACTGCAAATGGAGGACAATGAGAATGTGAATGACTATTTCAATCGAGTGCAGACAATCACTAATCAGATGAAAACCAATGGAGAAGTGATGACTGAGGTTGTGATCATTGGAAATATTTTGAGGACACTAACACAAAGATACGATCACATAGTGGTGGCTATTGAAGAAACAAATAACCTTAATACAATGAAGTTGGAAGATCTGCAAAGCTCCATAGAAGCTCATGAATTAAGGGTAAAAGAAAGAGATGAGGCACACACACAAACACGGGCACTGCAAGCTCATATCAGCAAGAAGTCCAATCAAGATGGAGTAAAAAACAAGAAGTGTAAGGGCAAGTCAAGATGGCACCAGAAACATGATCAAGATAAGGAAGGTGGAGGTTCAAGAAGTCAACAAAATAGTGATAATAAAAGCAAGAAACCATCTGGCAAGAAGTTTAACAAAAGGAGGGTTCAatgttataattgtcaaaaatatgggCATTTTGCAGATGAATGCAGATCCAATAAAGTACAAAGAGATGATGGTGAAGCTCAATTGGCCCAGGTAGACAGTTCTGACTTAGATGAAGTGTTACTGATGGCTTCTACAAGCATGGAGGATGACTGTCCAGGATTGCACTACCTTGACACAGGGTGCTGGAATCACCTGACTGGCCATAAAGATTGGTTTGTAAGTATTGATGAGAAGGTGAAAAGGAAAATCAGATTTGCAGACAACAGTACAGTAACAGCTGAAGGAGTTGACACGATATTGATTCAAAGAAAGGATGACAAACAATTTCATATGTGA